The region GTCCATATCTCATCTCCAAAATCACTTAAACATTTTCCCTAATAAATTTCCTTTAGAACCAAATTCCTTATTGCTGTAAACTATTCCATTTATAACTCCATCTATTTTTACATTTCCATCTTCTAAATTTAATTTGTTGATATTAAGACCTTCTCCTTTTATAGTAATACCCCCCTTTATGGTGTTTAGTAAAATAATATTGTCATTAAAACTTTCTACCTGCTCAACCCCTGTTATAGTTAGTTTTTTTCTATCTTCTAAATATATGTTTTGATTTTTAAATTTTATATTATTATCACCCACATTTATTCCCCCCTACATACATACTATTAAATAATATGTATAAAAAGGTGTGTTTATTACATATAACTGTACAAAAATAATAAATAGGACAGAGTATCCACTGTCCTATTTATCTATAATACTTTATATAATTCCTGAGCCTTATCCTTTGGTACATTATCCATCACAGCAGCTACTTCTACCTTCATGGAACCATTCCCGAAATTTAACTCTATTATATCCCCTACTTTTATTTCATCTCCTGGTTTTGCTACTTTGTCATTTAGTTGTACTCTTCCTTGTTCACATGCTTCTTTAGCTACTGTTCTTCTCTTAATTATCCTTGAATTCTTTAAATACTTATCTATTCTCACACAGATCCCTCTTTCTTTTAACCAACTCTTGTGCCATTTGGAACTGGTTTTTCTGGTTGAGCTAGTACTGGTATTATTCCATCTTGATAACCTATATCAAATAGCATTCCTTCAGAAACTTCACCTGCCATTTTCTTTGGTGCTAAGTTTACTAAAAATAATGCTTGTTGTCCTACTATTTCAGTTGGATCTTCCCTTTCACCTTTCATGCCTACTAAAATTGTTCTTGAAAATTCTTCAAAATTAACAGTTAGTTTTAATAGTTTATTTGACTTTTCTACATCTTCTACTGATTCAATAGTTCCCACTCTTATATCAATTTGATCTAGAACATCTAAGGTAATATTAGGTTTAACTTCAGCTGTCACAATTACCCCTCCTATAATATATTGTATTTGAAAAAAACCAGGTCACTGGACCTGATTTTTTTATAACCAATTTTACTTATTTACTGATTCTTTTAATGCTTTTCCTGCTTTAAATACTGGTGCTTTTGAAGCTGGAATTTGTATAACTTCTTCAGGATTTCTTGGGTTTCTTCCTTCTCTAGCTTTTCTTTCTCTTACTTCAAATGTTCCAAAACCTACAAGTTGAACTTTTTCTCCACTTGCTAATGCTTCTTCAACAGCTTTCATAAATGCATTTAATGCACTTTCTGTGTCTTTCTTAGTTAAATTAGCCTTTTCTGCCATACTAGCAATTAATTCTGCTTTGTTCATAATTAATTCCTCCTCACAAATTGTTTAAATCAATACATATAGCATATTCTATGTTTTTTCTTAAAATCCTTCTTTTTTAGTCATTTATAGTGTTATTTATTTTTATGTATCTTAGCTTCATCCCATAGTGCGTCCATTTCTTCTAAACTCATTTCTTTTAAATCTACTTTTAACTCTTTACTTCTTTCTTCCATATAAGCAAATCTGTCTATAAACTTATTAATGGTCCTGTTTAATGCCACCTCTGGATTAATATTTAAGAACCTGCAAACATTTACGATGGCAAACAATAAATCTCCCAGTTCTTCTTCTATTTTTCCAAAATCACCACCTTTAAATAAATTCAACGCTTCTAACACTTCATTCCACTCTTCAACTACTTTTTCCATAGCTCCATCTATACTGTCCCAATCAAATCCTATATCAGCAGCTCTACATTGGACTTTAAAACTCCTCATAAGAGAAGGTAGTTTTGGTATATCTTTTAGTCTATCTGTGTAACCATCAATGTTACGGCCCTTAAATTTTATTTCATTCCAATTATATACTACTTCATCGGATTTTTCTACTTTTTTTTGCTTAAAAACATGAGGATGCCTTAAAATTAATTTATTGCATATATTTGAAGTCACATCCCATATATTAAAATAACCTTCTTCTCTAGCTATTTGACTATGGAATACCACTTGAAGAAGTAAGTCTCCTAATTCCTCAGATAAATTGTCTATGTCATCTTTGTCTATAGCATTTACAACTTCATATGCCTCTTCAATTACACATTCCCTAATAGACTGATGAGTCTGTTGTATATCCCAAGGGCAACCCTCATCACCTCTAAGCCACTCCATAATGCTTACAAGATCATTCATATCATAAATTTTTTTACTTATTTTGTCCACTCTAGGAATATATATACTTGTCAAGTAGTTAATATCCTCAAGTCTATCTAATTCATACAATGGAATATTGTAAATCTTCTCTTCTCCTTTGACACCAGCACTATTTATAACATATATTCCATACTCATCCCCATATATTTCCGATAGTGCTAATTTTACAAAAGAAGCAATTCTACTATTGTAAACTTGGGTAATTATGTTCCCACTATTTATGTCCACATATTCGCCTTTTATATTTAAACCATCTATTATTTTTAACCCATTAACCGGATCATGACCTACAGCTAATAGTATAGGGTCAATAAAACTCATTCCAGGTATTATTTCTATCTCTATATTTATATCTTTACCCTTATTAATTAGTATATCAACAGTTTTTTCTGCAACTAAAGGGTTTCCCGGTACAAAATAGTTTACAACTTTGTGTTTTCTAACTTTTTCTATTAAATCACTAACTATAAAATCATATACCTTTTGAAAATTTTCTCCATCTTCATATACATTATCATAAGTATCATATGGAATACCTTTCTCATTTAAATAGGAAATAGTAGGATGTATCTTTGTCCTTAGTACATTTAAATCCCCACTATTTAACCTTTCTATGGCACCAAGAGTCAATGAATTTGTATCGCCAGGACCTAATCCCACAATATATATTTTCTCCATAGCAGTTTCTCCTTTGTACAATAAAATTATTAAGCCTCAATACAATTATATCAATATATTAACACATTTAGCAAAGTTCTATGAGTTTTATATTTTTAACAATTTAATTTTTACTAGTTTATTGGCGATTTTCTCTCCTTTTGGTAACATCTTGAAATCTTCATATTTAAGAGAACCTGTTCTCAGTAGCAATACAAAATAAACTACAACTCCCATTAAAATAGCTACAATTGTAGCCAATCTATCTCCTACAAGGGAATTAAGTAATACATGACATAACTTTGCAACTACAGCCATACCTAAAGCTGAAATAAATGGTTTCACAAATACTTCGCCTGTATTGAATTTAATCATGGTATATTTCCTCACACTTATAATATCCAACACAGCAGCAATTAAATATGCAACTACAGTACTAATAGCTGCACCCTTTACATTGATGCTAGGTATACTTGTAAGAGTATAAGTAAGTATAGTTTTAACAACAGCACCTACAAACAAATTCCTTACAGGAACAATAGGTCTACCTAAACCTTGAAGTATTGCTGTAAGAGATTGTACCAATGTTAAAAACACAACTCCTAAAGCCAATATTTGAAGAATTTCACCTGTACTATTTAAAGACTCTATAGTGTTTTTAAAATACAACAATCTAATAATAGGTTTAGCTAGTACAAAAAGCCCAAATGCACTTGGAAGACCAATTAACAATGTCATTCTTACCCCTGAAGACACTATGTTTTTAATCTCTCCATATTTCTTCCTAGTATGTGCCTCTGAAATAGCTGGCACTAAACTTATGGCTAGAGCCATTGAAAAAACTTGAGGTAAATTAATTAATGTTTGGGCAAAACCTTTTAGTTGTCCATATAAATCATTTGCTTCAAATTCACTAAGCCCTATTGCTTGCAATCTTCTCATAACTAATGCAGCATCTATTGTATCCATAATAGGTGCTATAGAAGCACCAATAGTTATTGGAATTGCTATTATCAATAGTGATTTGATAATCTTACCAGTAGTTTCTTCTTTATAGTTTGAACTTTGGTTAATTTCATTTTTGATTTCACTCTTTTGAGATAAATAAATTATAATCATGGCAACTGTTCCTGCAACAGCCCCTATAGATCCTCCAAATGAAGCTCCGCCAGCTGCTATAGGGATACCTTTATCCAATAAATAATAACTGAGAAATAAACCTACAATCACTCTAAAACTCTGTTCTGAAACCTGTGATATAGCAGTTGGTGTCATAGATTGTCTCCCTTGAAAATACCCCCTAAAAGCTGACATAATTGGTACGAACATTAAAGCTGGGACTAAAGCAATAAGTGCATAATATGCATTTTTATTTCCCAATGATTCAACAATGTTTTCAGCATTTATAAAAACAAATACACTAGTAAGTACGCCACAAATTACAAGTCCTGATAATGCAACTTTAAAAACTCTATGTGCCCCTCTATAATCTTCTAGAGCTCTTTTTTCAGATACTAGTTTTGCCACTGCTACTGGAAATCCTGATGTAGATATTGTTAGTAACAATACATAAAGCGGATATGCAGTCTGATAATACCCCATTCCTTCAGTCATAATAATATTACTTATAGGAATCCTATAAAAAGCTCCTAGTACTTTAACAATTATACCTGCGATTCCTAATATAGCTGCACCTTTTAAAAAATTCTCCTTAGTCATATTTAACCTCCTAAAACTCCTCATTTACTATTAGTAATAAACTACATTATATCAAAGATATATTTCAGAAGGAACATCTTTATTACAGAAATAATTAAGCCTACCTAAATAGGTAGGCCCTTTTAGCTTTCCATTTGCTTTGATAAAAAGTTTGCAGCTGTTTCAGCTAATTTTAATTCAATTTCTCCCATGCTAGTACCTGGTTCTTTTGATATGAATATAACAGAACCAATTGGATCACCTTGCATTACAATAGGAACTATTATTTGTGCAACATACTTATCTACATTTTCATCTTCAAAAAATAATCTTACAGGTTTATTATTTGCTGTAGTATTGTATACTGTTCTGTTTTCCATCATTTTTTCTAGATCTTGACTCACTCTGTTGTCTAAGTATTCTTTTCTAGAGCCACCAGATACAGCTATAATAGTATCTCTATCAGTTATAACTACCATATGATTAATAGTTTCATACAATGCTTCACAATATTCAGTTGCAAATTCATTTAACTCTCCTATAGGAGAATATTTCTTAAGGATAACTTCGCCTTCTCTATCGGTAAATATTTCTAGTGGATCTCCTTCTCTTATTCTCAAAGTTCTTCTGATTTCTTTAGGAATAACTACTCTACCTAAATCATCTATTCTTCTAACTATTCCTGTAGCTTTCATTTTTTCCCTCCTTATGTATTTAGTTTCTATTGTGTATTTATTATTTTACTTAAAAGAGTATTTTATACATCAGTGGTAAAGTTAACTTAATGTAATACATTAAGTTAACTTTAAATTAAAAGACCCTATAGCATGCTATAAGGTCTTTTATATATT is a window of Anaerosalibacter sp. Marseille-P3206 DNA encoding:
- the yabP gene encoding sporulation protein YabP codes for the protein MGDNNIKFKNQNIYLEDRKKLTITGVEQVESFNDNIILLNTIKGGITIKGEGLNINKLNLEDGNVKIDGVINGIVYSNKEFGSKGNLLGKMFK
- a CDS encoding RNA-binding S4 domain-containing protein, with product MRIDKYLKNSRIIKRRTVAKEACEQGRVQLNDKVAKPGDEIKVGDIIELNFGNGSMKVEVAAVMDNVPKDKAQELYKVL
- a CDS encoding tRNA-binding protein gives rise to the protein MTAEVKPNITLDVLDQIDIRVGTIESVEDVEKSNKLLKLTVNFEEFSRTILVGMKGEREDPTEIVGQQALFLVNLAPKKMAGEVSEGMLFDIGYQDGIIPVLAQPEKPVPNGTRVG
- a CDS encoding HU family DNA-binding protein, with product MNKAELIASMAEKANLTKKDTESALNAFMKAVEEALASGEKVQLVGFGTFEVRERKAREGRNPRNPEEVIQIPASKAPVFKAGKALKESVNK
- the mazG gene encoding nucleoside triphosphate pyrophosphohydrolase → MEKIYIVGLGPGDTNSLTLGAIERLNSGDLNVLRTKIHPTISYLNEKGIPYDTYDNVYEDGENFQKVYDFIVSDLIEKVRKHKVVNYFVPGNPLVAEKTVDILINKGKDINIEIEIIPGMSFIDPILLAVGHDPVNGLKIIDGLNIKGEYVDINSGNIITQVYNSRIASFVKLALSEIYGDEYGIYVINSAGVKGEEKIYNIPLYELDRLEDINYLTSIYIPRVDKISKKIYDMNDLVSIMEWLRGDEGCPWDIQQTHQSIRECVIEEAYEVVNAIDKDDIDNLSEELGDLLLQVVFHSQIAREEGYFNIWDVTSNICNKLILRHPHVFKQKKVEKSDEVVYNWNEIKFKGRNIDGYTDRLKDIPKLPSLMRSFKVQCRAADIGFDWDSIDGAMEKVVEEWNEVLEALNLFKGGDFGKIEEELGDLLFAIVNVCRFLNINPEVALNRTINKFIDRFAYMEERSKELKVDLKEMSLEEMDALWDEAKIHKNK
- a CDS encoding putative polysaccharide biosynthesis protein — protein: MTKENFLKGAAILGIAGIIVKVLGAFYRIPISNIIMTEGMGYYQTAYPLYVLLLTISTSGFPVAVAKLVSEKRALEDYRGAHRVFKVALSGLVICGVLTSVFVFINAENIVESLGNKNAYYALIALVPALMFVPIMSAFRGYFQGRQSMTPTAISQVSEQSFRVIVGLFLSYYLLDKGIPIAAGGASFGGSIGAVAGTVAMIIIYLSQKSEIKNEINQSSNYKEETTGKIIKSLLIIAIPITIGASIAPIMDTIDAALVMRRLQAIGLSEFEANDLYGQLKGFAQTLINLPQVFSMALAISLVPAISEAHTRKKYGEIKNIVSSGVRMTLLIGLPSAFGLFVLAKPIIRLLYFKNTIESLNSTGEILQILALGVVFLTLVQSLTAILQGLGRPIVPVRNLFVGAVVKTILTYTLTSIPSINVKGAAISTVVAYLIAAVLDIISVRKYTMIKFNTGEVFVKPFISALGMAVVAKLCHVLLNSLVGDRLATIVAILMGVVVYFVLLLRTGSLKYEDFKMLPKGEKIANKLVKIKLLKI
- the spoVT gene encoding stage V sporulation protein T; translation: MKATGIVRRIDDLGRVVIPKEIRRTLRIREGDPLEIFTDREGEVILKKYSPIGELNEFATEYCEALYETINHMVVITDRDTIIAVSGGSRKEYLDNRVSQDLEKMMENRTVYNTTANNKPVRLFFEDENVDKYVAQIIVPIVMQGDPIGSVIFISKEPGTSMGEIELKLAETAANFLSKQMES